The genomic stretch AGCCCTTCGATATCGTTGCGCCAGTCGCGGTGCAGCTCACAGGCCAAGCCGAACCAGGTCATCAGTTGTGCGCCGGCAGACGACATGCGGTTCAAGGCTGAATCGCGGGTCAGGGCATTGAAGGTGCCGGAAGCGTCGGTCACCACAAACACTTCAAAACCGGCCTCAATCGCCGACAGTGCTGGAAATGCTACGCAGACTTCGGTCACCACCCCGGCGATGATCAGTTGCTTTTTACCAGTGGCTTTGATGGCCTTGACGAAATCCTCGTTGTCCCAAGCATTAATCTGGCCTGGACGCGCAATGTAAGGGGCGTCGGGGAACAACGCTTTCAACTCCGGCACCAACGGGCCGTTCGGCCCCGTTTCAAAGCTGGTGGTGAGAATGGTCGGCAGTTTGAAGTACTTGGCCAGATCGGCCAGCGCCAACACATTGTTCTTGAACTTGTCCGGGTCGATGTCGCGGACCAGCGACAACAGACCGGTCTGATGGTCGACCAACAACACAGCCGCTTGATCTTTATCCAGACGTTTATAGGCAGTGGACATTTTCATTCTCCTGGTGAACAACGCAAGCCCCGAGGGCTTCATCTGATGAGGGGAACTCCCCCCGTGACGTACCCGATTACTTGCGCTGGGAATCCAGCACTTCATTGTTTTTTGCTACGTCTTGAGCCCTCATGTAGCTTTCGATCAGTAACTGATAGGCCGGGAAAATCTTGGTGTACACCTCAGCCCATTGTTGTGCATCGTCGCGGTTCCAGGATTTTTGTATCTCAGATGCAACAGCACCGGTATCCATCGGCACCACACCGGCCTGGACCACTCGGGCGAGCGTAATTTCCTGGGCCATTTTGCTGTAGGTGCCGGACGCATCCACCACAGCGAAGACCTGATAACCGTCATACACGGCGCTGATTGCCGGGAACGCCATGCACACGCTAGTGATGGTGCCGGCGATGATGAGTTGCTTCTTGCCCGTGGCTTTCACTGCAGCCACAAATTCGGGGTTGTCCCAAGCATTGATCTCACCCTTGCGCGCCACATATTGGGCGTGAGGAGCATTTTCATGAATCTCAGGGATCAATGGACCATTCGGGCCTTGCGGCACAGAGGCCGTGGTAATGACCGGGATCTTGGCCAGGGACGCCATTTTAGCCAACGCCGCAGCACGCAGGCGTAGCTCGGGCATCGGCATATCGCCCACGGTCTGGAACAGACCACTCTGGTGGTCGATCAACAGCATGACGGCATTGGAAGGATCAATGACGGGTCTTTGGTTATTGAAGTTCGCCGGGGTACTCATAACGTGCTCCTTTGAGAAAAGACGGCCTCGCGGCCGACAGGTTTCGCAATGCCAAGCAATGACACTGCAAAATGATCAAGGGGGTCTGTTCAACATAGCCGTTGTTGAAGTCGGCGATGGCCTGGACTATTTCTACTTCGCTAATCATGACAAAAGGACCATGGCCAACCAGGGGCTCATCGATTCGCCCTGTGCAGAGCAGGACGGTTGCCAAAAGACCTGAGGGAACGAACCTTAGTCGTCGAGGTTGGATGCCGGTAGTGGCTGGATTAGACTTCACAGTCTCAAAAATGGAACGATCGAGGCCTCGAGTGATTGATCTCAATGAACTCTTTCTGTACGCAAAAGTGGTGGAACATGCCGGCTTCGCTCCGGCAGGTCGCGCCCTCAACATGCCAAAATCCACCTTGAGTCGACGGGTCAGTCAGTTGGAGATGCGGCTGGGCGTACGCCTTATTCAGCGCTCGACCAGGCAATTCCAGGTTACCGATATCGGTCAGGCCTATTACCGCCATTGCGTGGCCATGATGGCGGAAGCTGAGTCGGCGGAAGATGTCATCGAACAGAGCCGGTCAGAGCCCCGAGGGGTGATTCGCCTGAGTTGCACCACGCCACTGCTGAATTTCTGGGTAGCCCCACTACTGGGCAAGTTCATGGCGCAATGCCCTTCGGTGGAACTCTATGTAAAGAGTTTCAACCGAAGGGTTGATGTCATCAGCGAGGGATATGACATCGCCTTGAGCTTATGTTTTCCACCGCTGGAAAGTAGTGACTTGGTCATGAGAGTCCTGGCCAGGAGTCCACAGGTACTGGTTGCCAGCCCGGTTTTCATGCAGCGCTATCCACGGTTGGAACTACCGACGGACCTGGTGGATCTTCCAAGTATCCACTGGGGAGCACCGCTGCCGAATTACAACTGGCACTTGAACGGCCCCAACGGGGCCACCGCACTCATCAGCCATATTCCGCGCTTGGTCAGCGACGATATGGCAGTACTGAAAAGTGCAGTGCTTCAGGGGGTCGGCATTGCCAGCATGCCGTTGACCGTGGTCCGGGAAGAAATCGCCGACGGTCGTTTGTTGACGCTCATTCCACAATGGAAGCCCGATGAAGGGGTGATCACCGCCGTATTCCCCTCGCGCCGAGGCCTACTGCCTTCCGTACGCTCGCTAATTGACTATCTCGCCAATTCATTTGAGCACAATGATCAATAAGCTAAAGGGGCTTGTTGGGGTTGGTATACCGGGATGGTTCAGTCGCAGTGCAACCACTGCACCGGCGCCTCCCCCCACTGCTTATTGATAATCCAGCGTGAACGTGGCGGTCGCATTGGCCGGCCCCGGTGTCACACTGCCCCCGAACTGGAAGTACCGCGCCTTCAACGGGATGCTATAGAACCCTCCTTCAATCCCGGAAGGGGTTATGCCGCTGGGACGCAAGACCGACAGCGGGAACGGCGTACCCGAGCCGGTGC from Pseudomonas sp. S04 encodes the following:
- a CDS encoding hydrolase; amino-acid sequence: MSTPANFNNQRPVIDPSNAVMLLIDHQSGLFQTVGDMPMPELRLRAAALAKMASLAKIPVITTASVPQGPNGPLIPEIHENAPHAQYVARKGEINAWDNPEFVAAVKATGKKQLIIAGTITSVCMAFPAISAVYDGYQVFAVVDASGTYSKMAQEITLARVVQAGVVPMDTGAVASEIQKSWNRDDAQQWAEVYTKIFPAYQLLIESYMRAQDVAKNNEVLDSQRK
- a CDS encoding fimbrial protein, which gives rise to MRIDPTLGAYNPAQGILSLNPSAPGDSPAATGVGLQIGTGSGTPFPLSVLRPSGITPSGIEGGFYSIPLKARYFQFGGSVTPGPANATATFTLDYQ
- a CDS encoding LysR substrate-binding domain-containing protein, with translation MIDLNELFLYAKVVEHAGFAPAGRALNMPKSTLSRRVSQLEMRLGVRLIQRSTRQFQVTDIGQAYYRHCVAMMAEAESAEDVIEQSRSEPRGVIRLSCTTPLLNFWVAPLLGKFMAQCPSVELYVKSFNRRVDVISEGYDIALSLCFPPLESSDLVMRVLARSPQVLVASPVFMQRYPRLELPTDLVDLPSIHWGAPLPNYNWHLNGPNGATALISHIPRLVSDDMAVLKSAVLQGVGIASMPLTVVREEIADGRLLTLIPQWKPDEGVITAVFPSRRGLLPSVRSLIDYLANSFEHNDQ
- a CDS encoding pirin-like C-terminal cupin domain-containing protein, which gives rise to MLRARPAGAKPACSTTFAYRKSSLRSITRGLDRSIFETVKSNPATTGIQPRRLRFVPSGLLATVLLCTGRIDEPLVGHGPFVMISEVEIVQAIADFNNGYVEQTPLIILQCHCLALRNLSAARPSFLKGARYEYPGELQ
- the ycaC gene encoding isochorismate family cysteine hydrolase YcaC, whose translation is MSTAYKRLDKDQAAVLLVDHQTGLLSLVRDIDPDKFKNNVLALADLAKYFKLPTILTTSFETGPNGPLVPELKALFPDAPYIARPGQINAWDNEDFVKAIKATGKKQLIIAGVVTEVCVAFPALSAIEAGFEVFVVTDASGTFNALTRDSALNRMSSAGAQLMTWFGLACELHRDWRNDIEGLGALFSNHIPDYRNLITSYTKLTSDK